A section of the Pseudomonadota bacterium genome encodes:
- a CDS encoding ABC transporter permease, whose product MRREHAPASGREHAPGVRVPAGVLVPGVRVPVGLLIVAVFTLAALLGPWCAPFSPSQIDLLHEYRGPGGPHWLGTTDNGVDILSVLLHGARLAGVVGLLSVGASVCIGTLLGAYAGLRGGRVDHVVTGLADLVQAFPAIVLNIAIMALVAQPGVVHLVLALSANGWVLYARVVRSLALSLREREFVLAARALGASEARVLFRHVLPNVAGPLVVQATSGLGAAILAESTLSFLGLGPGKTASWGALLDQGSAVLLRFPHVALIAGGTIAVTVLGFNLAGDWLRDRLDPTG is encoded by the coding sequence ATGAGGCGCGAGCATGCACCCGCCAGCGGGCGCGAGCACGCCCCCGGAGTGCGGGTCCCGGCCGGGGTCCTTGTGCCCGGGGTGCGGGTCCCGGTCGGGCTCCTCATCGTTGCGGTCTTCACGCTGGCGGCGCTTTTGGGGCCGTGGTGTGCGCCGTTCTCCCCGAGCCAGATCGACTTGCTTCACGAGTACCGGGGTCCCGGCGGGCCGCACTGGTTGGGCACGACCGATAACGGCGTGGACATCCTCAGTGTGCTGCTGCATGGGGCGCGTCTTGCCGGCGTTGTGGGGCTCTTGTCGGTTGGCGCCTCGGTATGCATCGGAACGCTGCTTGGAGCCTACGCCGGCTTGCGGGGAGGCCGGGTAGACCACGTCGTCACCGGGCTGGCCGACCTGGTCCAGGCCTTTCCCGCGATCGTGCTGAACATCGCGATCATGGCGCTGGTGGCGCAACCAGGGGTCGTTCACCTGGTCCTGGCGCTTTCCGCCAACGGTTGGGTGCTGTACGCGCGCGTGGTGCGTTCGCTGGCGTTGTCGCTGCGGGAGCGCGAGTTCGTGCTCGCGGCTCGTGCTCTTGGTGCGTCCGAGGCGCGTGTCTTGTTCCGGCACGTGCTGCCCAACGTGGCCGGGCCCCTGGTCGTGCAGGCCACCAGCGGTCTGGGAGCCGCCATCCTGGCCGAGTCGACCCTGTCCTTCCTCGGCCTGGGGCCGGGTAAGACGGCTTCGTGGGGCGCCTTGCTCGATCAAGGCAGCGCGGTGCTTCTGCGCTTTCCGCACGTGGCCCTGATCGCGGGAGGGACCATCGCCGTCACCGTGCTGGGCTTCAACCTGGCCGGGGACTGGCTGCGTGACCGCCTTGACCCCACGGGGTGA